From Streptomyces chrestomyceticus JCM 4735, one genomic window encodes:
- a CDS encoding peptidoglycan recognition family protein: protein MRGSDEKRTPRSRAHRAATAVAAAALLLPLVSAAPSGADGQPRAAAAQPAAGSLQQAFADAATRYGVPRDVLLAVAYMESRWDGHGGAPSVSGGYGPMHLTDARTALAERPHHSDGDEDPRGDDSRARKRAPARLPAVTELPARLRTLERAARLTGLPAERLRRDPAANIRGGAALLAEEQRRLGLRSADPARWYGAVARYPGADDARTAAGFADDVYDVLRQGQSRTTDSGQRVTLPAAPGLTPDRTQLARLGLRAAPAPSGGSRLECPHTVSCVSVPAPYEEFGDGDYGNHDKADRPEDQSVDAIVVHDTEGSWETTLKLIKDPTYVSWHYTIRSADGLIAQHVPTKDVAWHAGNWYVNAHSVGIEHEGFLAAPDAWYTEAMYRASARLVRYLAHKYDLPLDRQHIIGHDNVPGTTPATIKGMHTDPGPYWDWAHYFRLLGAPFVRTAGPGGGLVTIRPDYDRHRPVYTDCVKPGQPCAPHGSAAVRLHTEPSESAPLVQDIGLRPDGSPSTTGVNDTGARATTGQRYAVAERRGEWTAIWYLGQKAWFHNPPKQPTAVDAKGLVITPKAGRADIPVYGRAYPEAAAYPAGVPVQAVTPLPYKLLSGQRYAVGNRVHGEYFYAPTYDLSRHAVVRGEDVYYEIQVGHRVGYVRAADVDVRSSQR, encoded by the coding sequence TTGCGAGGATCCGACGAGAAGAGAACCCCCCGCTCCAGAGCGCACAGGGCCGCCACCGCCGTCGCGGCGGCGGCCTTGCTGCTGCCGCTGGTCTCCGCCGCGCCGTCCGGCGCGGACGGGCAGCCCCGCGCCGCGGCGGCACAGCCCGCCGCGGGCTCCCTCCAGCAGGCGTTCGCGGACGCCGCCACGCGCTACGGCGTCCCCCGGGACGTGCTGCTGGCCGTGGCGTACATGGAGTCGCGCTGGGACGGGCACGGCGGCGCGCCCAGCGTGTCCGGCGGCTACGGCCCGATGCACCTGACCGACGCCCGTACGGCGCTGGCCGAGCGACCGCACCACAGCGACGGTGACGAGGACCCGCGCGGCGACGACTCCCGCGCCCGTAAGCGGGCCCCCGCGCGGCTCCCGGCCGTCACGGAGCTGCCCGCCCGGCTGCGCACCCTGGAGCGGGCGGCGCGGCTGACCGGGCTGCCCGCCGAGCGGCTGCGCCGGGACCCGGCCGCCAACATCCGCGGCGGTGCGGCGCTGCTGGCCGAGGAGCAGCGCCGCCTGGGGCTGCGCTCCGCCGACCCGGCCCGCTGGTACGGGGCCGTCGCCCGGTATCCGGGCGCGGACGACGCCCGGACGGCGGCGGGCTTCGCCGACGACGTGTACGACGTCCTGCGGCAGGGCCAGTCCCGTACGACCGACTCCGGCCAGCGGGTGACACTGCCCGCCGCGCCGGGGCTGACGCCGGACCGCACACAGCTCGCACGCCTGGGACTGCGGGCCGCCCCCGCGCCGTCGGGCGGTTCCCGCCTCGAATGCCCGCACACGGTCTCCTGTGTGTCCGTGCCCGCGCCGTACGAGGAGTTCGGCGACGGGGACTACGGCAACCACGACAAGGCCGACCGGCCCGAGGACCAGAGCGTCGACGCCATCGTCGTGCACGACACCGAGGGGTCGTGGGAGACGACGCTGAAGCTCATCAAGGACCCGACGTATGTGTCCTGGCACTACACGATCCGGTCGGCGGACGGGCTGATCGCCCAGCACGTGCCGACGAAGGACGTCGCCTGGCACGCGGGGAACTGGTACGTGAACGCGCACTCCGTAGGGATCGAGCACGAAGGTTTCCTCGCGGCTCCGGACGCCTGGTACACCGAGGCGATGTACCGGGCCTCGGCGCGGCTGGTGCGCTATCTGGCGCACAAGTACGACCTGCCGCTGGACCGGCAGCACATCATCGGCCACGACAACGTGCCCGGCACGACACCGGCCACGATCAAGGGCATGCACACCGACCCCGGCCCGTACTGGGACTGGGCGCATTACTTCCGGCTGCTGGGCGCGCCGTTCGTGCGCACGGCGGGCCCCGGAGGCGGTCTGGTCACCATCCGCCCCGACTACGACCGCCACCGCCCCGTCTACACGGACTGCGTCAAGCCCGGCCAGCCGTGCGCACCGCACGGGTCGGCCGCGGTACGCCTGCACACCGAGCCGAGTGAGAGCGCGCCGCTGGTCCAGGACATCGGGCTGCGGCCGGACGGCAGCCCCTCCACGACCGGGGTGAACGACACCGGCGCCCGCGCCACCACCGGCCAGCGCTACGCGGTCGCGGAGCGCCGGGGCGAGTGGACGGCCATCTGGTACCTGGGCCAGAAGGCGTGGTTCCACAACCCGCCGAAGCAGCCCACCGCGGTCGACGCGAAGGGCCTGGTGATCACGCCGAAGGCGGGCCGGGCGGACATCCCGGTCTACGGGCGGGCGTACCCGGAGGCGGCGGCCTATCCGGCGGGCGTGCCGGTACAGGCCGTCACCCCGCTCCCGTACAAGCTGCTGTCCGGCCAGCGCTACGCCGTCGGCAACCGGGTGCACGGCGAGTACTTCTACGCACCGACGTACGACCTGTCCCGGCACGCGGTCGTGCGCGGCGAGGACGTCTACTACGAGATCCAGGTGGGGCACCGGGTCGGCTACGTACGGGCGGCCGATGTGGACGTGCGGTCTTCGCAGCGGTAG
- a CDS encoding ATP-binding protein produces MANGWEQVRNARRVLLERNAELEALETALDRLCGPGGGPATARRGGLLSFAAPAGMGKTALLGEVRARAAAHGCTVLSARGGEQEHGMAFHVVRQLVQPVLAAYNEAASRTVLGGWYDIVAPALGLVADAGGSVPDPTGVRDGLDWLVTRVAVQQAPTVLVLDDAHWADQESLSWLTAFAPRAEDLPMLVVVAYRPEELPRDAAPFRKLAERHAIRPSLTPFTCDAVASIVREAIGAAAEDKFCTECWAVTDGSPFEAVELAAGLRERGLKGSRDDLPALRDIASAVKGKGLIDRLDKLGGAAVRLAWAIAVLGTSATPDITAGVAALGSESAVEAVAQLREARILARAEAPDGVLQFAHPLIATAVHRAIPDALRVGMHNVAAEAVVEAGLGPTVAARHLLEVPCQGDDWVVHRLRQAAREYVRAGAPDAARRFLARALREPPSPENRAAVLFELGSATFLSAHEVTVNYLREALEEPDIDPELREAVTYRLAQALAHTDQLAEAAALAADEARRTSLPGTRLRMQAENFVWSAFRADEPDSAARSRRLTRLADHLTGNGLAERYILGLRAWDCVVHGEPATTALRYAEAALVGGLSWTEDNRGFEVPVAVAMTFMYCDQPGRAEELFTRGMAECERKGWRGAHLAFGHALLGYIRYRRGALVEAETLVREGLRIAERVGGAVPAQWYAIGILIEILLARGRVDDAQELADHFSYGDVVPNAVVYPDSRTVYSELLLARGLHRHAEHQLKAVGRRLEARGMRNPAWCPWQLHLARATALTDSPRAVELAEEGVRRARRFGTATAVGEALHCAATVVGGGRALKLLAEAVRELEHSPAGYALAEALVDHGAALRRAGLPQDAAERLYRGLEGAVHCGADGLAERARDELSAAGLRPLQLHSTGTETLTAQERAAAERLALGWPTSRIAEELATPETVVTRLLSSVCRKMGTDYAGLPRLLETAAQGVAPVRPPLG; encoded by the coding sequence ATGGCCAACGGATGGGAGCAGGTGCGCAACGCACGGCGTGTCCTGCTCGAACGGAACGCCGAACTCGAAGCCCTGGAGACGGCCTTGGACCGGCTCTGCGGCCCGGGCGGCGGCCCCGCCACCGCCCGGCGCGGCGGTCTGCTCTCCTTCGCCGCACCCGCCGGCATGGGCAAGACCGCACTGCTCGGCGAGGTCCGCGCCCGCGCCGCCGCGCACGGCTGCACCGTGCTCTCCGCACGCGGCGGCGAGCAGGAGCACGGCATGGCGTTCCACGTCGTACGCCAGCTCGTGCAGCCCGTCCTGGCCGCGTACAACGAGGCCGCCTCGCGCACCGTCCTGGGCGGCTGGTACGACATCGTCGCCCCGGCCCTCGGCCTGGTGGCGGACGCGGGCGGCAGCGTGCCCGACCCGACCGGGGTACGCGACGGCCTGGACTGGCTGGTGACCCGCGTCGCCGTGCAGCAGGCCCCCACCGTGCTGGTCCTGGACGACGCGCACTGGGCCGACCAGGAGTCCCTGAGCTGGCTCACCGCATTCGCGCCCCGGGCCGAGGATCTTCCGATGCTCGTGGTGGTCGCCTACCGGCCCGAGGAACTGCCCCGCGACGCCGCCCCCTTCCGCAAGCTCGCCGAACGCCACGCCATCCGCCCCTCCCTCACCCCGTTCACCTGCGACGCGGTCGCCAGCATCGTCCGCGAGGCGATCGGCGCGGCGGCCGAGGACAAGTTCTGCACCGAATGCTGGGCGGTCACCGACGGCAGCCCCTTCGAAGCCGTGGAACTCGCCGCCGGACTCCGCGAGCGCGGCCTCAAGGGCAGCCGGGACGACCTGCCAGCCCTGCGCGACATCGCCTCCGCCGTCAAGGGCAAGGGACTGATCGACCGGCTGGACAAGCTCGGCGGCGCCGCCGTCCGCCTCGCCTGGGCGATCGCCGTCCTGGGCACCTCGGCCACCCCCGACATCACCGCCGGTGTCGCCGCGCTCGGCTCCGAGTCGGCGGTCGAGGCCGTCGCCCAGCTCCGCGAGGCACGCATCCTGGCCCGGGCCGAGGCCCCCGACGGCGTCCTGCAGTTTGCCCACCCGCTGATCGCCACCGCCGTCCACCGGGCGATCCCCGACGCGCTGCGCGTCGGCATGCACAACGTGGCCGCCGAAGCGGTGGTGGAAGCCGGACTGGGCCCGACGGTCGCCGCCCGGCACCTGCTGGAGGTGCCCTGCCAGGGCGACGACTGGGTCGTCCACCGGTTGCGCCAGGCCGCACGGGAGTACGTACGGGCCGGCGCGCCCGACGCCGCGCGCCGCTTCCTGGCCCGCGCCCTGCGCGAGCCGCCCTCGCCCGAGAACCGCGCCGCCGTCCTGTTCGAACTGGGCTCCGCCACCTTCCTCTCCGCCCACGAGGTCACCGTCAACTACCTGCGCGAGGCCCTGGAGGAACCGGACATCGACCCCGAGCTGCGCGAAGCCGTCACCTACCGGCTCGCCCAGGCACTCGCCCACACCGACCAGCTCGCCGAGGCCGCGGCGCTCGCCGCCGACGAGGCCCGCCGCACCAGCCTCCCCGGCACCCGGCTGCGGATGCAGGCCGAGAACTTCGTCTGGAGCGCCTTCCGCGCCGACGAACCGGACTCCGCGGCCCGCTCCCGCAGGCTGACCCGGCTCGCCGACCACCTCACCGGCAACGGCCTCGCCGAGCGCTACATCCTCGGCCTGCGCGCCTGGGACTGCGTGGTGCACGGCGAGCCCGCCACCACCGCCCTGCGCTACGCCGAGGCGGCCCTGGTCGGCGGACTGAGCTGGACCGAGGACAACCGCGGCTTCGAGGTGCCGGTCGCCGTCGCCATGACGTTCATGTACTGCGACCAGCCCGGCCGCGCCGAGGAACTGTTCACCCGCGGCATGGCCGAGTGCGAGCGCAAGGGCTGGCGCGGCGCCCACCTGGCCTTCGGCCACGCCCTGCTCGGCTACATCCGCTACCGCCGCGGCGCGCTGGTCGAGGCCGAGACCCTGGTACGCGAAGGGCTGCGGATCGCCGAACGGGTCGGCGGCGCCGTACCGGCCCAGTGGTACGCCATCGGCATCCTCATCGAGATCCTGCTCGCCCGCGGCCGTGTCGACGACGCCCAGGAACTCGCCGACCACTTCAGCTACGGCGACGTCGTGCCCAACGCCGTCGTCTACCCGGACTCCCGCACCGTCTACAGCGAACTGCTGCTCGCCCGCGGCCTGCACCGGCACGCCGAACACCAGCTCAAGGCGGTCGGCAGGCGGCTGGAGGCCCGCGGCATGCGCAACCCCGCCTGGTGCCCCTGGCAGCTTCACCTCGCCCGCGCCACGGCGCTCACCGACAGCCCGCGCGCCGTCGAGCTGGCCGAGGAAGGCGTACGGCGGGCCCGCAGGTTCGGCACCGCGACGGCCGTCGGCGAGGCCCTGCACTGCGCCGCCACCGTGGTCGGCGGCGGCCGGGCCCTCAAACTGCTCGCCGAGGCCGTACGGGAACTGGAGCACTCACCCGCCGGCTACGCGCTGGCCGAAGCCCTGGTCGACCACGGAGCGGCGCTGCGCCGGGCCGGCCTGCCCCAGGACGCGGCGGAGCGCCTCTACCGCGGGCTGGAGGGCGCGGTCCACTGCGGAGCCGACGGCCTGGCGGAACGCGCCCGCGACGAGCTGTCCGCGGCCGGTCTGCGCCCGCTCCAGTTGCACAGCACCGGCACCGAGACCCTCACCGCCCAGGAGCGGGCGGCCGCCGAACGGCTCGCCCTGGGCTGGCCCACCAGCCGCATCGCCGAGGAGCTGGCCACCCCGGAGACGGTCGTCACCCGCCTGCTGTCCAGCGTCTGCCGCAAGATGGGCACGGACTACGCCGGTCTGCCGAGGCTGCTGGAGACGGCCGCCCAGGGCGTCGCGCCGGTCCGGCCGCCGCTGGGTTGA